In Exiguobacterium acetylicum, the genomic stretch TCGTCGAAGAGATCGCAAGCATGACACCACGCATCTCCGTCGAGCAGGCAAGCCTTCCCCGGACACCAAGTTTCACAGTCAACCGTGTCGGTGAGACAAGCGGCATCACGTTCGCGGGAATTCCACTCGGTCATGAGTTCACGTCCCTCGTTCTCGCTCTGCTACAAGTCAGCGGTCGAGCACCGAAGGTCGATGCGGACGTCATCAAGCAGATTCAAGGCATTCAAGAAACGTACCACTTCGAGTCGTACATCAGCTTGAGCTGCCACAACTGCCCGGATGTCGTACAAGCATTGAACGTCATGAGCGTCCTCAACCCGAACATCAGTCACACGATGATTGATGGCGCGGCATTTAAGGAAGAAGTCGAACAAAAAGAGATCATGGCTGTTCCGACGGTCTTCGTCAATGGCGAAGCATTCGGTAACGGACGGATGTCACTCGAAGAAATCTTGGCGAAGCTTGGTACAGGTGCCGATGCTTCTGATTTCGCTGATAAAGATCCATACGATGTCCTCGTCGTCGGTGGTGGTCCAGCTGGATCGAGTGCTGCCATCTATGCAGCCCGTAAAGGCATCCGGACAGGTATCGTCGCAGAGCGCTTCGGTGGACAAGTCATGGATACGATGAGCATCGAAAACTTCATCAGCATGAAGTACACGGAAGGACCAAAACTTGTCGCAAGTCTTGAGGAGCACGTCAAGGAGTATGGCATCGATGTCATGAACCTGCAACGGGCAACTCGTCTTGAGAAGAAGGACCTCCTCGAGCTCGAGCTTGAGAATGGTGCTGTCTTGAAAACGAAGAGTTTGATCCTTTCAACAGGTGCACGCTGGCGTAACGTTGGTGTCCCAGGCGAACTCGAATTCAAGAACAAAGGCGTTGCCTACTGCCCACACTGTGATGGTCCGTTGTTCGAAGGAAAACGTGTCGCAGTCATCGGTGGCGGAAACTCAGGGATCGAAGCAGCCATCGATCTCGCGGGAATCGTCAAGCATGTCACGGTCCTTGAATTCGCACCGGAACTAAAAGCGGATGCTGTTCTTCAAGAACGCCTCGCTTCTCTTCCGAACGTCACGGTCGTCGTCAACGCACAGACGAAGGAAATCACAGGAACGGACAAAGTGAACGGTATCACGTACATCGAGCGCGAAACGAACGTCGAGCGTCACGTTGAGCTCGAAGGTGTCTTCGTCCAGATCGGTCTCGTACCGAACACGGACTGGCTCGGTGAAACAGTGAACCGTAACAAGTTCGGTGAAGTCCAAGTCGATCGCCACGGCGCAACGAACGTACCAGGCGTTTTCGCAGCAGGAGACTGCACGGATAGCGCGTATAAACAGATCATCATCTCGATGGGATCTGGTGCAACAGCTGCACTCGGTGCTTTCGATCACTTGATCCGGAATTAAACGAAAAGAGCGAAACTCAAACGAGTTTCGCTCTTTTTCTATTTCAATAGTAGATTTCACCAACGGATGAACAATGAAACTCTTTTGTGATGTGGTGCTTTGTTAAGATGCCTTGCTTCGCGTATGTACCACTGACCGTTACGACCATCGTTTGTCCTGCATCGATTCGGGTACCATCGAATCCTTTCTGTGTCCAAATGCCATCATTGATACCCTGAGACGTCATCGAAAAGACATCAGAGAACCATTGTCGCTCACTTCGCTCCAAAAGTTCCGTTTCGAAATTTCCCGTGATCCGAACTTCTTTTCCACCTTGTGTTCGTTCAAGTGCTCGTTGACCATCTCCATAAATACTCAGTTGAACATGCAACGGCTTTAACCGTTTGACTACTCGTTCCTGAAAACGTTCCGGCGAAACCCAGTCCTCGTCTGCGAATTGATTTGCTGCAAGCAACGTGATGTCCGCATTTTCATGTGTCCGATTCAATTCTTGCACGATTTTTTCATATGCTGCGTAATAATGTTCGTGTTGTGTCGTCTGATTCTTTGCCTCCGATGTGACTGGTGACAATGAAGCGAATAAAAAAACAGCTGTCGCGATCTGATATTTCACTGACTTCCCCTCCCTTTCGCTGTTCATTGTACGAAAATAACGAGGAATAGATTCGAAAACGACAACCGTTTTATGGATTTTTTCATTCAGGACTGTATCAATAGATCGTACGTTTCTGGAATTAAGAATAGATAAAGATTTGTATTCAAAACTGACCCCTATAAATAATTCAAAGTTGACACTTTTGACTAGTCCAGGCATCTGATAGATTAAAGCTATCTTAAAATCTATCATAAAGAAGGTTAGCCACATGCAAAAAGCAGCACCGTATTCTAGAACTCGTACCCGCCAGCTTGTCGTCACTGCGATGTCGATCGCACTTGTTCTTATCGCAACATTGTTAATCAAGATTCAATTACCAATCGCACTAAACGGTGGTCTCATTCATATGGGAACAGCGATGCTCTTTCTCATCGCGATTTTATTCGGTCCACGGACAGCATTGATTGCCGGTGCTGTTGGAATGGGGTTATTCGATCTTCTAACGGGCTATGCGATTTGGGCACCTGGTACGATCATCGCACGTGGACTTCAAGGATTGATCGTTGGTTACATCGCGTGGTCAGGTGGTCGTAACGGAACGAATGTCACGTTCAACTTGATCGGGATGATTGCTTCCGTTCCTGTCATGCTACTCGTCTACTTCGTGCATGAAGGGATTATGTTCAGTAACTGGGTCGCACCAGCCACTTCAATTCCAGGAAACATCACACAAAACGTCATCGGCATCCTCGTTGCGATTCCAGTCGGGATTGCACTGAAGAAAACACGTTTCTTCCGTAACTTCCGCTAAATCAAAAAGCCGTCCGGCTCCTCCTGGAGTCGGACGGTTTTCGTTTAGCGAATCGGTTGACCTTGTTCAAGCTCAAGCGTTTTTGCTGTTTCGGCATGGATCTGTTCGAACAGCTCCGGATGTTCAACGAGTGAGATCCCGTAAGACGGAATCATCTCCTTGATTTTTGCTTCCCACACCGGTAATTCGGACGGGAAACATTTCGCGAGTACTTCGAGCATGACCGGTACCGCTGTTGAAGCACCTGGAGATGCTCCGAGTAAGGCAGCGACAGATCCGTCGGCTGCACTAACGACCTCTGTTCCGAACTGGAGTGTCCCTTTTCCTTGTGGTGTATCCTTGATGACTTGGACACGTTGACCAGCGACGACGACATCCCAGTCTTCTGTCTTCGCATTCGGGATGAACTCTCGTAATTCGTTCATCCGTTGTTCCGTCGACAAGAGGACTTGTTCGATCAGATACTTCGTCAATCCCATCTCTTTAGCTCCCGCAGCAAGCATCGTCAAGACGTTGTTCGGTTTGACGGACGCGATCAAATCAAGATTTGATCCTGTCTTAAGGAACTTCGGTGAGAAGCCAGCAAACGGTCCGAAGAGAAGTGATTTCTTCCCATCGATGTATCGTGTATCCAAGTGTGGTACTGACATCGGCGGTGCTCCGACTTTCGCTTTTCCGTAGACTTTCGCATGGTGCTGTTCGATGATTTCAGGATTTTTACAGACGAGGAATAAACCACTGACCGGGAAACCACCAATCTGCTTCGATTCCTCGATGCCTGTTTTTTGGAGCAACGGTAGACTACCGCCGCCACCTCCGATGAAGACGAACTGCGCCGTATGATGCTCGATCCGGTGATCGCGCTCATTCTTCACTTTGACTTCCCAACCCCCGTCAACACGCTTCAAATCCTCGACACCATGCTGATAGTTGATCGCTACATCGTGCTGGGCGAGATATTCAAACAGGATTCGTGTCAACGCACCAAAGTTGACGTCCGTTCCTGAATCGATTTTTGTCGCAGCGATCGGCTCTGGTGACGTCCGACCGTTCATGATGAGTGGAATCCACTCGGCTAATTTCGCTGGATCTTCTGAATATTCCATTCCTGCAAACAACGGATTCGCTGATAGCGCTTCCAATCGTTTTTTCAGGAATTCGACGTTTTCTGTTCCTTCGACCATACTCATATGTGGAATCGGCATGATGAATTCTTTCGGATTCGGCAAGACACCTTCCTTGACGAGATGCGACCAGAATTGACGTGACAGTTGGAACTGTTCGTTTACTTTGACCGCTTTACTGATATCGATCGAACCATCGGCATTTTCCGTCGTATAGTTCAGTTCGCATAGTGCGGCGTGACCTGTTCCTGCATTGTTCCACTCGTTCGAGCTCTCTTCCCCGGCACTCGCGAGTTTCTCGAATACCTTGATGTTGATCTCAGGCGCGAGTTCTTTTAATAAGACCCCTAACGTCGCGCTCATGACTCCGGCACCAATTAAAATAACGTCTGTTTTTTTAGGCATACTGCTCATGATATCCTTCCTATCCCCGTTGATATTATGGACTACCTGTCATGAAAAACTTCCCCCTCA encodes the following:
- the ahpF gene encoding alkyl hydroperoxide reductase subunit F gives rise to the protein MALAPDIKAQLAQYLELLEGDLVLAVSAGTDAVSLEMSALVEEIASMTPRISVEQASLPRTPSFTVNRVGETSGITFAGIPLGHEFTSLVLALLQVSGRAPKVDADVIKQIQGIQETYHFESYISLSCHNCPDVVQALNVMSVLNPNISHTMIDGAAFKEEVEQKEIMAVPTVFVNGEAFGNGRMSLEEILAKLGTGADASDFADKDPYDVLVVGGGPAGSSAAIYAARKGIRTGIVAERFGGQVMDTMSIENFISMKYTEGPKLVASLEEHVKEYGIDVMNLQRATRLEKKDLLELELENGAVLKTKSLILSTGARWRNVGVPGELEFKNKGVAYCPHCDGPLFEGKRVAVIGGGNSGIEAAIDLAGIVKHVTVLEFAPELKADAVLQERLASLPNVTVVVNAQTKEITGTDKVNGITYIERETNVERHVELEGVFVQIGLVPNTDWLGETVNRNKFGEVQVDRHGATNVPGVFAAGDCTDSAYKQIIISMGSGATAALGAFDHLIRN
- a CDS encoding ECF transporter S component, with amino-acid sequence MQKAAPYSRTRTRQLVVTAMSIALVLIATLLIKIQLPIALNGGLIHMGTAMLFLIAILFGPRTALIAGAVGMGLFDLLTGYAIWAPGTIIARGLQGLIVGYIAWSGGRNGTNVTFNLIGMIASVPVMLLVYFVHEGIMFSNWVAPATSIPGNITQNVIGILVAIPVGIALKKTRFFRNFR
- a CDS encoding malate:quinone oxidoreductase, whose translation is MSSMPKKTDVILIGAGVMSATLGVLLKELAPEINIKVFEKLASAGEESSNEWNNAGTGHAALCELNYTTENADGSIDISKAVKVNEQFQLSRQFWSHLVKEGVLPNPKEFIMPIPHMSMVEGTENVEFLKKRLEALSANPLFAGMEYSEDPAKLAEWIPLIMNGRTSPEPIAATKIDSGTDVNFGALTRILFEYLAQHDVAINYQHGVEDLKRVDGGWEVKVKNERDHRIEHHTAQFVFIGGGGGSLPLLQKTGIEESKQIGGFPVSGLFLVCKNPEIIEQHHAKVYGKAKVGAPPMSVPHLDTRYIDGKKSLLFGPFAGFSPKFLKTGSNLDLIASVKPNNVLTMLAAGAKEMGLTKYLIEQVLLSTEQRMNELREFIPNAKTEDWDVVVAGQRVQVIKDTPQGKGTLQFGTEVVSAADGSVAALLGASPGASTAVPVMLEVLAKCFPSELPVWEAKIKEMIPSYGISLVEHPELFEQIHAETAKTLELEQGQPIR